The sequence below is a genomic window from Propionispora hippei DSM 15287.
ATGGATGTAGCCGGGATCGGCTTGGTTAAAAAGGCGTTGATCTTGCCGTGATTTATCGCGTCAATAGCCATTTGCAGCTCGGCGTGTCCGGTCAGCATAATTCGCTGGACCTGTTTGTCCAGGTTTTGAATGCGGGAAAAAAGCTCAATGCCATTCATAAAAGGCATGCGGTAATCAGAAATAACGACGGCAAAGGGGCCTTGAAACTCAAAGATCTTTAAAGCCTGAACAGGATCTTTGGTGGTTACTACATCGAAATGACCGCGCATAATCCGCCGTAATGAAGCCAGATAGGCCTCGTCATCATCAACGATCAGGATTCGTCCATTAGTTGTCTGATTCATTGTAATTCCTCACTCCATGACCTTTTCCGGTATTGCTCACTATTTTACTCTAACCCTACTATTTGACAAAAAAGCAATTTTTCCTCTACCTTTTTATAGGTTTGCCATATTTGACGAAAATTGTCGACGATGCTTGTTATTTATAGATTTTTATATTTAATAAATAATTATTATTATTTATATCTTATGCTACATGATGCGAACAGTTTATCGGAGTAATATAATAGCAAGACAAGTCCTTGCTTTGAAACAAGTCGATTTCCAACAAAGGAGGAAACCTGGCATGAGCAACAACCGGATTGTAGTATTTCGCTTAGGCAATCAGCAATATGGAACGATTAGCGCCGCCGTTGGTGGAATGACAAGCCAGGTGCAGGATGTCCAGGCTTTACGGTCAAATTGCATCCCGGTGATGAAAATACAGACGGAACTTACTGACTCTAATAGCCAGCAGGCTTTGCTGCTGAATTCTCACGGACTGCAAGTGGCACTACTGGTGGATGAGGTTATTAAAGTAGACGATTTAAAGGGAACCGAGCCATTGCAGGAACCGGCTGGAATCTTTCGCATCTGGCGCATCAGCGAATAACAGAAAGTACCGTACGCAAGTGGGCGCTGCGGTCAATTGATCTTCTATGATACATAATGAACTTCTATAATAATTTAACAATGTTGGAACTGTTATGACTAATAATATAGAGACGGAGGATGGAAAAGATGAAACGGATCACAATAAGAATGCAGTTAATCGGAATATTTAGTCTGGCCATTGCACTGTTAGTCGCACTGGTAAGCGGTATTATGTATCAGTTTGAAGCGGCTACGGACAACTACAAGGACATGCTGTCCGGTACGGTGGAACGAACTATAAACTTGCAGAAATCGAAGTCGGATTTTCACGCCGGGCTGAGTGGGTTGCGGGGCTTTCTGGGCTATAACGACGAGACACTGGCCGTTACCGCAATGGATGAGTTTGGCAAGAGTGTAAAGCAGGTAAAAGAGTTTGCGGCGGCAGCTACTGCGACGAACACCAAACGGGAGGGCGAAAAGCTGGCGGCTATGCTTACGTCCTATGTAGAAGAAATTAACGCAGTCATTAACGCCAAAAAGCGCAACGATCCTTCCTTTACGGCACTGCTGGATTCGGCCAAGCAAAAAACAGCGGTTATTGATTCCCAGTTTGAAGCGGTGTCCAAAGCGCAGGACATCGTGCTGCATGAGCGGGTTCAGGAACAGAATGAACGGCAGGCTGTCGTGTTTAAGCTGGTCATTGGGTTCAGCATACTTGGCATTCTTCTGTTGGTTGCACTGATCATCTGGTACAGCCGGTCTCTTGCCAGAAGACTCCACAATCTGGGGAATGAGGTCAAAGCCGTAAGCCTGCTGGACTTGAGTACCCAGGATCGGAAAGCTGTACGCAATGATGAGATCGGTGATATGGCTAATGCCGTTATTACCATGAAAGGCGCCTTGCGGGAAATCGTCGGCAAGGTCAGACAAGATGCCGATGTTCTGGCTGCTTCCAGTGAGGAGTTGACGGCGGCGGTAGAAGAGCAGCTGCAAAACTCGGAAGTCATATCCCGTACAATCAATGAGATTTCAACCGGGTCCAGTCAAAATACCAGCAGCATTACCGAGATATCCGCAGTTGTTGAGGAAGTAACTGCCGGAGCCGAAGAAATGAGTGCCAGCGCGGCAGAAGTCAACCGTACCACGGGCAACGCGGTAGAGGACGCGAAGGCAGGGATGAACTTAATCGGAAAAGTTGTGACGCAGAACGAAACAATTGGGAAGGCTATGCAGGAAATTACCACCGTATCCAGTTTCTTGGCAGAGGGCTCAGCCCGGATACAGGAAATTATCACCGTTATCGGCAGTATTGCCGGACAGACTAACTTGCTTGCTTTGAACGCAGCGATTGAAGCCGCCCGCGCCGGTGAGGCCGGTAAAGGCTTTGCGGTAGTGGCCGAAGAAGTCAGGAAACTGGCCGAACAGAGTGCGGAAGCAACGCGGCATATTGGAGAAATCATTAAAAAGATGACCGGCGATGTTTCTCATTCGGTTAACCTGGTCAAACGGGCCAATGAGGAAGTGGCGACAGGCAAGATTGCCGCAGCCGATGCGGCAGAGGGTTTTACGACCATTGTGAACAAATTGGAGGCCGCTCAATCGGGCATAGCGCAGATTGCCAATGCTGTTGAGGAAACGGCGCATGGAATGCAATCCATTGTCGCTAATGTGCAGAGTGTCAGTGCGGTGGCCGAGGAAACCAGTGCCGGCACCGAGACGGTAGCCAGTGCCGCAACCCAACAAAACTTCAAGCTGCAGGGTGTTTCGGCAAGCGCCGAGGATTTGGCCAAAATGGCGGTTGAGTTGAATCAGATTATCAGTAAATTCAAAGTCTGAATCAACTTGTAATAATTTCCTGAAAATTAGAGTTGAATCAAAGAACAGGATACGCTATACTATTACAGGATCGGCTTGAAATCGACGCTGCTTTACAGCCTAAGCCAACGAGCGTGGTGAATTGGATGATGGATGATAACTACTATATGGGACTGGCCTTGCTTGAGGCCTGCCAGGCGTACTCGTTGGGGGAGATCCCGATTGGCGCTGTGCTGGTGGTTGGTGGTGAAGTGATTGCCAGGGCGCATAATATGCGCGAAACCTGGAATGATGCCACCGCCCATGCCGAAGTTATTGTTATCCGGGAAGCCTGTCAGAGGCTTGGCAGGTGGCGTTTGACGGGAGCAACGATTTATGTTACTATAGAACCGTGTCCGATGTGCGCCGGAGCGCTGGTGATGAGCCGTGTTGACCGGCTGGTATACGGAAGTTCGGATTATAAGGCCGGAGCCGTTGAATCCATCTTTAATGTCGTACAGCATGATGCGCTAAATCACCGGCTGGAAGTAACGGCAGGTGTGCGGGCGCAGGAATGTTCCGCGCTGATGAAAGACTTCTTTCGGGAGCGCCGGAAGCAGTAACAGCATAACTGGAGAGGTGTCCGAGTGGTCGAAGGTGCTTGACTCGAAATCAAGTGTCCTGTCAAAGGGACCGTGGGTTCGAATCCCACCCTCTCCGCCATAAACTACTAAAATTACCGCTGGCAATGTTGCCGGCGGTTTTATTTTTGCTTAAAATAAAACATTATTGTTAACTTGGTGCAATATTTGGTACAAAGTCATCTCAAACAGAATCGAATAGGGCTGCAGATAGCGCGATTAACAAAATCCACTATTACACTTGGCACATCAGGTTGGGGCAGTCATTTCCAATAATCGTGCACTTACACTGACCTGGTTGATATTTTCAAGCACAAATACATTCAAGATTTCCTGCAGATCAGGCGGAAACCCATAACCTCCCGGAAGCCCGTTGATCATATCAATAAGACTAGCCCGAACGCTTGGTGTGAGGAGTACTTCGGGATGGGGCGATATGATTGTACTAAGGTTGTTATATAGGAAAACTTCAACCCGGTCACGACCATCCTGGCTGCCAAGCAATAGAGGAACTAAAGAGGCCATTAATATTCCTTCTTTCCTCGCTATGATAATATTACAGGCCATAAAAACACTAGGGCGTGTTTGCAAGCTATCCCAAACGCTCCCTGACGGCGCTTTTTGTGCCATACTTCCTTAATCTTTTTGAAATAGGGGCCACTATTGTTGCAAAAAATTAATTTGTCTGGCGCAAATCACTCGACATGGATCATTCCGTTAGTTTGCAAACACGCCCTAGGAAGAGGACGCAGCAGTATTTTTCTATGACTTATATATATGGTGAAGTGCTGGCGCTGGTGTAACAATTATTTGAAATCGGCAACTTTATTTGGCGAATTTTCAGGGAGTCCGGCTTTTCATAGCATCGAAAAATAAAGGAGACCTGAGACGATGGCATAATGCCGTGTCGTACACAGGCCTTTTGGGACGTGCTTATAGTTAACTGGGTGCTGCGGAGAATATACTATAAACAGAGGCAGCGGGTCCGCTATCGAAAGCGTTTTGCCTCTCAAACGTTTAAGACTTCTTATAGTTTTCGGTTTCACTCCAGCGCCATTGCCAGTTTTGCGTGTACAGGACAGCCAGGTCTTTGTTACCGTGGATGACCAGGCAGTTTTCCGCGTTGTTGTGCTCGGCCGAATGGGTGAAGTTAAAGCTGCCGGTAATGACATCGACGCCGTCGATAATCATTATTTTGCTGTGGGCAATCTGAAAATCCGAATCAATCTTCAGACCAATGCCGTTAGCAACGATGGAATCCAGCAATTCTTTTTCTTTTTTGCTGCGGGAGCTTTCTTTGTCGTCATCGCTTACATTGCTCTTATCAATGATAATTTTTACGTCTACGCCGCGCTTTTTCGCGTCAATGAGTGCCTGGATAATTTCCTGCGAGGTAAAGCTGTAGGCCTGGACCTGAATGCTCTTTTTTGCTTGGCCAAGTTCTTTCACAATCATCGGGGTAATGCCGCCTTCGGGTGAGAAGGCAACTTCCGTACTGCCAACCGAGGGAACGGTATGTACGCCGGCGAAGGCCGCTGGTATGACTACTTTCGCGTGTTCGGCTGCTTTACCGGAAACATTGGCGAGTTGCTGTTTGTTGCAGCCGGCGATAAAACCGGCAGCGAAGACAAAGACAATTAAACAAGCCGATACTCCATATTTTTTAAGATTCTTTTGCATGATATCACCTCACTATTGTATTCGGCAAAAGAGGAGAAAACCCTGGTTTGAGAACACGCCCTATAACGGCATAAACTGCTCGTCTAATGGCTGGTTGAAGAGTATAATAGTAGCCAGAGTCTTGTGTTGCCGCGGAGGAAATAGGTATGACACCGAAAAACTACCTGGATTTAGGCATTGAGCTGCTCAAAAGGGGTGACCGGGAAGACGCAGTGACGGCCTTTTGCCTGGCTATAAAGCTGGATAGCAAATACGTACCGGCGTATAATAATTTAGGATTGGTTTTAAAGGATACGGACAGGTCACAGGAGGCGG
It includes:
- a CDS encoding response regulator transcription factor; this encodes MNQTTNGRILIVDDDEAYLASLRRIMRGHFDVVTTKDPVQALKIFEFQGPFAVVISDYRMPFMNGIELFSRIQNLDKQVQRIMLTGHAELQMAIDAINHGKINAFLTKPIPATSIRSIVIDSIQAYNQSQGSHSRLTSISDNPAAYRLPKSTDRELCVPLTVKEKEVLALLAKGFSNDEISAELHITVGTVKSHMNNLFGKLEVNSRSKVVAKGLELGLIKT
- a CDS encoding CheW domain-containing protein encodes the protein MSNNRIVVFRLGNQQYGTISAAVGGMTSQVQDVQALRSNCIPVMKIQTELTDSNSQQALLLNSHGLQVALLVDEVIKVDDLKGTEPLQEPAGIFRIWRISE
- a CDS encoding methyl-accepting chemotaxis protein, producing the protein MKRITIRMQLIGIFSLAIALLVALVSGIMYQFEAATDNYKDMLSGTVERTINLQKSKSDFHAGLSGLRGFLGYNDETLAVTAMDEFGKSVKQVKEFAAAATATNTKREGEKLAAMLTSYVEEINAVINAKKRNDPSFTALLDSAKQKTAVIDSQFEAVSKAQDIVLHERVQEQNERQAVVFKLVIGFSILGILLLVALIIWYSRSLARRLHNLGNEVKAVSLLDLSTQDRKAVRNDEIGDMANAVITMKGALREIVGKVRQDADVLAASSEELTAAVEEQLQNSEVISRTINEISTGSSQNTSSITEISAVVEEVTAGAEEMSASAAEVNRTTGNAVEDAKAGMNLIGKVVTQNETIGKAMQEITTVSSFLAEGSARIQEIITVIGSIAGQTNLLALNAAIEAARAGEAGKGFAVVAEEVRKLAEQSAEATRHIGEIIKKMTGDVSHSVNLVKRANEEVATGKIAAADAAEGFTTIVNKLEAAQSGIAQIANAVEETAHGMQSIVANVQSVSAVAEETSAGTETVASAATQQNFKLQGVSASAEDLAKMAVELNQIISKFKV
- the tadA gene encoding tRNA adenosine(34) deaminase TadA, which encodes MMDDNYYMGLALLEACQAYSLGEIPIGAVLVVGGEVIARAHNMRETWNDATAHAEVIVIREACQRLGRWRLTGATIYVTIEPCPMCAGALVMSRVDRLVYGSSDYKAGAVESIFNVVQHDALNHRLEVTAGVRAQECSALMKDFFRERRKQ
- a CDS encoding phospholipase D family nuclease, giving the protein MQKNLKKYGVSACLIVFVFAAGFIAGCNKQQLANVSGKAAEHAKVVIPAAFAGVHTVPSVGSTEVAFSPEGGITPMIVKELGQAKKSIQVQAYSFTSQEIIQALIDAKKRGVDVKIIIDKSNVSDDDKESSRSKKEKELLDSIVANGIGLKIDSDFQIAHSKIMIIDGVDVITGSFNFTHSAEHNNAENCLVIHGNKDLAVLYTQNWQWRWSETENYKKS